Proteins from a genomic interval of Xiphophorus maculatus strain JP 163 A chromosome 7, X_maculatus-5.0-male, whole genome shotgun sequence:
- the LOC102220921 gene encoding heat shock 70 kDa protein 12A-like yields the protein MSDLLVIAIDFGTAYSGYAFNITTKKGKSNLPRWGKEYGFDTPKTPTCILFNEDETFLSFGYEAKMAYKEMRREEAEKHYFFENFKMELYNKELSNNLKIKDVIGKSMKALKVFSESLRFLKEDALRTINQATGSMEFIPSDFTWVLTVPAIWNPSAKQFMREAATQAGIVTEGAEDKLMMALEPEAASIWCKKLPSDGFISENYNEESLDQSAGTQYIVVDCGGGTIDITVHEVLDGGALKERHKVSGNDLGGQTVDRKFKQFLREILPEGVWDEFEQNSPSAAQKIMYEFTYLKQVDKDVQISCPFTLGSLIKDKSDTENFVQSELGASWDGDFIKISRDKMRSFYDESLKGITENLKEIFNCGLNIKYILLVGGYAQSQILQQHITDQFGQQCKVLCPFRAQEAIMRGAVEFGRNPDVVASQKSSYTYGFAVYEYFDDSKHKEGKKFTAKGVEWSRDIFRKLVEEGEDLGSEGTREFLCSSVKADQKEMELKFFRSLRKDPVYVDDWGVEKVGSFIVDMTGGGKVKLNIKFGSTEIKATGTNLTTGEKKNVKIDFITTDSDDDDVSVGSSSYSEEYTLDGADETCCQEVYVLE from the exons ATGAGTGACTTGCTTGTCATAGCGATAGACTTTGGCACAGCATATAGTGGATATGCCTTTAATATCACAAccaaaaagggaaaaagtaACTTGCCAAGGTGGGGAAAGGAGTATGGATTTGACACCCCAAAGACTCCaacctgcattttatttaatgaagatgaaacatttctgagttttggcTATGAAGCCAAAATGGCATACAAGGAAATGAGgagagaagaagcagagaaacattatttctttgaaaatttcAAGATGGAACTCTACAACAAA GAACTCAGCAATAATCTGAAGATTAAAGACGTCATTGGAAAATCTATGAAGGCATTGAAGGTTTTCTCAGAATCTCTGAGATTTCTTAAAGAAGATGCACTCAGAACAATCAACCAAGCCACAGGGAGCATGGAGTTCATTCCCTCTGACTTCACCTGGGTGCTGACGGTTCCTGCCATCTGGAATCCTTCAGCTAAACAGTTCATGAGAGAAGCTGCAACTCAG GCAGGTATTGTAACAGAAGGAGCTGAAGACAAGCTGATGATGGCATTGGAACCAGAAGCAGCTTCAATCTGGTGTAAGAAGCTTCCATCAGATGGTTTCATTTCTGAGAATTACAATGAAGAGTCACTGGATCAGTCTGCAGGGACTCAGTACATCGTTGTTGATTGTGGAG GAGGAACTATTGACATCACTGTTCATGAAGTCCTGGATGGAGGAGCCCTGAAGGAGCGGCACAAGGTCTCTGGAAATGATCTGGGAGGACAAACTGTAGACAGAAAATTTAAGCAGTTTCTCAGAGAGATACTTCCTGAAGGAGTCTGGGATGAATTTGAACAAAACTCTCCCAGTGCCGCTCAGAAAATTATGTACGAGTTTACCTACCTCAAACAGGTTGATAAAGATGTTCAGATTAGCTGCCCATTCACACTGGGATCATTAATTAAAGACAAAtcagacacagaaaactttGTTCAGTCAGAACTTGGTGCTTCCTGGGATGGTGATTTCATCAAAATCTCAAGAGACAAAATGAGGTCTTTCTATGATGAAAGTCTGAAGGGCATCACTGAGAATCTCAAGGAAATCTTTAACTGTGGTCTCAACATCAAGTACATTCTGTTAGTGGGTGGGTACGCTCAGAGTCAAATTCTGCAGCAGCACATTACTGACCAGTTTGGACAACAGTGTAAAGTTCTGTGTCCTTTCAGAGCTCAGGAGGCGATTATGAGAGGAGCTGTAGAGTTTGGTAGAAACCCAGATGTTGTGGCTTCTCAGAAAAGTTCCTATACTTATGGATTTGCTGTTTATGAATACTTTGATGATAGCAAACataaggaaggaaagaaatttACAGCCAAAGGTGTGGAATGGAGTCGAGATATTTTCAGGAAACTGGTGGAAGAAGGTGAAGATCTTGGTTCAGAGGGTACCAGAGAGTTCTTATGTTCTTCAGTAAAAGCCGATCAGAAAGAGATGGAACTGAAATTCTTCCGCTCATTAAGAAAAGATCCAGTGTATGTAGATGACTGGGGAGTGGAAAAGGTTGGTTCATTCATTGTAGACATGACTGGAGGCGGTAAAGTCAAACTGAATATTAAGTTTGGCTCCACAGAGATAAAAGCTACTGGGACCAACCTGACtactggagagaaaaaaaatgtcaaaattgaCTTCATCACCACAGAttcagatgatgatgatgttagTGTTGGATCCAGTTCTTACTCAGAAGAATATACTTTAGATGGTGCTGATGAAACTTGTTGCCAAGAGGTTTATGTGTTAGAGTGA